A window of Pseudomonas monteilii contains these coding sequences:
- a CDS encoding peptidase M19, giving the protein MSPAELHADSIVIDGLIIAKWNRELFEDMRKGGLTAANCTVSVWEGFKATVDNIAASQKLIRENSDLVMPVRTTADIRKAKEQGKTGILFGFQNAHAFEDQIAYVEIFKQLGVGIVQMCYNTQNLVGTGCYERDGGLSGFGREIVAEMNRVGIMCDLSHVGSKTSEEVILESKKPVCYSHCLPLGLKDHPRNKSDEELKFIADHGGFVGVTMFAPFLAKGIDSTIDDYAEAIEYVMNIVGEDAIGIGTDFTQGHGKDFFEYLTHDKGYARRLTNFGKIINPLGIRTVGEFPNLTETLLKRGHSERVVRKIMGENWVNVLRDVWGE; this is encoded by the coding sequence ATGAGCCCAGCCGAATTGCACGCCGACAGCATCGTCATCGACGGTCTGATCATCGCCAAGTGGAACCGTGAACTGTTCGAAGACATGCGCAAGGGCGGCCTGACCGCCGCCAACTGCACGGTGTCGGTGTGGGAAGGGTTCAAGGCGACCGTGGACAACATCGCCGCCAGCCAGAAGCTGATCCGCGAGAACAGTGACCTGGTGATGCCCGTGCGCACCACCGCCGACATCCGCAAGGCCAAGGAACAGGGCAAGACCGGCATCCTCTTCGGTTTCCAGAACGCCCATGCCTTCGAAGACCAGATCGCCTACGTGGAGATCTTCAAGCAGCTGGGCGTGGGCATCGTGCAGATGTGCTACAACACCCAGAACCTGGTTGGCACCGGCTGCTACGAGCGTGACGGCGGCCTATCGGGCTTCGGTCGCGAGATCGTCGCCGAGATGAACCGCGTCGGCATCATGTGCGACCTGTCCCACGTCGGTTCCAAGACCTCCGAGGAAGTCATCCTCGAGTCGAAGAAGCCGGTCTGCTATTCCCACTGCCTGCCCCTGGGCCTGAAGGATCACCCGCGCAACAAGTCCGACGAAGAGCTGAAGTTCATCGCCGATCATGGCGGTTTCGTCGGCGTGACCATGTTCGCGCCGTTCCTGGCCAAGGGCATCGATTCGACCATCGACGATTACGCCGAAGCCATCGAGTACGTGATGAACATCGTGGGTGAAGACGCCATCGGCATCGGCACCGACTTCACCCAGGGCCATGGCAAGGACTTCTTCGAATACCTGACCCACGACAAGGGCTACGCCCGCCGCCTGACCAACTTCGGCAAGATCATCAACCCGCTGGGTATCCGTACCGTCGGCGAGTTCCCCAACCTTACCGAGACCCTGCTCAAACGCGGTCACTCGGAGCGGGTG
- a CDS encoding AraC family transcriptional regulator: MTSYTSGSQNQNRTAPQSIGFLLLDNFTLISLASAVEPLRMANQLSGRELYRWHTLTLDGGQVWASDGLQITPDASMHSAPPMDTIIVCGGVGIQRAVTREHVSWLQTQARQSRRLGAVCTGSWALACAGLLDGFDCSVHWECLAAMQEAFPRVNMSTRLFTLDRNRFTSSGGTAPLDMMLHLISRDHGRELSAAISEMFVYERIRNEQDHQRVPLKHMLGTNQPKLQEIVALMEANLEEPIDLDELAVYVSVSRRQLERLFQKYLHCSPSRYYLKLRLIRARQLLKQTPMSIIEVASVCGFVSTPHFSKCYREYFGIPPRDERVGSNTTQQVAMMPIPQAMVLSPHSGPMAALSQARNESTFASVRL; the protein is encoded by the coding sequence ATGACGTCGTACACCTCCGGAAGCCAGAACCAGAACCGCACGGCCCCTCAGTCCATCGGCTTCCTGCTGCTGGACAATTTCACGCTCATCTCCCTGGCTTCGGCCGTCGAGCCGCTGCGCATGGCCAACCAACTGTCCGGGCGCGAGCTGTATCGCTGGCACACCCTGACCCTGGATGGCGGACAGGTCTGGGCCAGCGACGGTCTGCAGATCACCCCGGACGCCTCCATGCACAGCGCACCGCCCATGGACACGATCATCGTGTGCGGGGGCGTCGGCATCCAGCGCGCCGTGACCCGCGAGCATGTGAGCTGGCTGCAGACCCAGGCCCGACAGTCGCGTCGGCTGGGCGCGGTCTGTACCGGCAGCTGGGCACTGGCCTGTGCGGGTCTGCTCGATGGGTTTGATTGCAGCGTGCACTGGGAATGTCTGGCCGCGATGCAGGAAGCCTTCCCTCGGGTCAACATGAGCACTCGCCTGTTCACCCTCGACCGCAACCGCTTCACCAGTTCCGGCGGCACCGCGCCCCTGGACATGATGCTGCACCTGATCAGCCGCGACCATGGTCGCGAACTGTCGGCGGCGATCTCCGAGATGTTCGTCTACGAGCGTATTCGTAACGAACAGGATCACCAGCGGGTACCCCTCAAGCACATGCTGGGCACCAACCAGCCGAAGCTGCAGGAGATCGTCGCGCTGATGGAGGCCAACCTGGAAGAGCCGATCGACCTGGACGAGCTGGCGGTGTACGTATCGGTCTCACGCCGACAGCTGGAGCGCCTGTTCCAGAAGTACCTGCACTGCTCGCCGTCGCGCTACTACCTCAAGCTGCGCCTGATCCGCGCGCGGCAGTTGCTCAAGCAGACGCCCATGTCGATCATCGAGGTGGCTTCGGTCTGCGGTTTCGTGTCCACGCCGCACTTCTCCAAGTGCTACCGCGAATACTTCGGCATTCCGCCGCGTGACGAGCGTGTCGGTTCGAACACCACCCAGCAGGTGGCGATGATGCCGATTCCCCAGGCGATGGTGCTGTCGCCGCACAGCGGCCCGATGGCGGCGCTGAGCCAGGCGCGCAACGAGTCGACCTTTGCCAGCGTGAGGCTCTGA
- a CDS encoding serine dehydratase, with protein sequence MAISVFDLFKIGVGPSSSHTVGPMRAAALFVQGLRERGELDRVERVEVRLYGSLSATGVGHGTDNATIMGLMGEWPDAIDPTQIVPRIADLRETNTLLLDNRRPIEFVWARDMQLLDENLPYHPNAMTLIAEGPGGSTLHSDTYYSVGGGFVVDAAQAASGVLDADTTVLPYDFDSAAQLLRLCEENDLSVAQLMMANERVWRSEAEIRAGLLKLWDAMQECVNNGLKYEGILPGGLNVRRRAAKLHRSLQELGKPNVIGSTLSAMEWVNLFALAVNEENAAGGRMVTAPTNGAAGIIPAVLHYFMRFSSVVGEADVVDFFLGAAAVGILCKKNASISGAEVGCQGEVGSACAMAAAGLAQVLGATPRQLENAAEIALEHNLGLTCDPVGGLVQVPCIERNAIAAVKAINAVQMALRGDGEHFISLDQVIRTMRDTGADMHDKYKETSRGGLAVSVIEC encoded by the coding sequence ATGGCCATCAGCGTGTTCGACCTGTTCAAGATAGGCGTCGGGCCTTCCAGTTCCCATACCGTCGGCCCGATGCGCGCCGCAGCCCTGTTCGTTCAGGGCCTGCGTGAACGTGGCGAGCTGGATCGGGTCGAGCGAGTCGAGGTCCGCCTCTACGGTTCGCTGTCGGCCACCGGCGTCGGCCACGGCACGGACAACGCCACGATCATGGGGCTGATGGGGGAGTGGCCCGACGCCATCGACCCGACCCAGATCGTCCCGCGCATTGCCGACCTGCGCGAAACCAATACCCTGCTGCTGGATAACCGCCGCCCCATCGAGTTCGTCTGGGCGCGCGACATGCAGCTGCTCGACGAGAACCTGCCCTACCACCCCAACGCCATGACGCTGATCGCCGAAGGCCCGGGTGGCAGCACCCTGCACAGCGACACCTACTACTCGGTGGGCGGTGGCTTCGTGGTCGATGCCGCGCAGGCGGCCAGCGGGGTGCTGGACGCCGATACCACCGTGCTGCCCTACGATTTCGACAGCGCCGCGCAACTGCTGCGGCTGTGCGAGGAAAACGACCTGAGCGTGGCGCAATTGATGATGGCCAACGAACGGGTCTGGCGCAGCGAGGCGGAGATCCGTGCAGGCCTGCTCAAGCTCTGGGACGCCATGCAGGAGTGCGTGAACAACGGCCTGAAGTACGAAGGCATCCTGCCCGGTGGGCTCAACGTCCGTCGTCGGGCCGCCAAGCTGCACCGCAGCCTGCAGGAACTGGGCAAGCCGAACGTCATCGGCTCGACCTTGAGTGCCATGGAGTGGGTCAACCTGTTCGCCCTGGCGGTGAACGAGGAAAACGCCGCCGGCGGGCGGATGGTCACGGCGCCGACCAATGGCGCGGCAGGAATCATTCCGGCGGTGCTGCACTACTTCATGCGCTTCAGCAGCGTGGTGGGCGAAGCCGATGTGGTGGACTTCTTCCTGGGCGCGGCCGCCGTGGGCATCCTGTGCAAGAAGAACGCTTCGATCTCGGGCGCCGAAGTGGGCTGCCAGGGCGAAGTGGGTTCGGCCTGCGCCATGGCCGCCGCCGGGCTGGCCCAGGTGCTGGGCGCCACGCCCCGGCAGCTGGAAAACGCTGCCGAAATTGCCCTGGAGCACAACCTGGGGCTGACCTGCGACCCGGTGGGCGGCCTGGTCCAGGTGCCCTGCATCGAGCGCAATGCGATCGCGGCGGTGAAAGCGATCAATGCCGTGCAGATGGCATTGCGCGGGGACGGCGAGCACTTCATCTCGCTCGATCAGGTCATCCGCACCATGCGCGACACCGGGGCCGACATGCACGACAAGTACAAGGAAACCTCGCGCGGCGGCCTGGCCGTCAGCGTCATCGAGTGCTGA
- a CDS encoding glycine/betaine ABC transporter substrate-binding protein, with product MRGPLSLLPVALLGTALMASAAEPEQCQTVRFSDVGWTDITATTAVTSTVLQALGYTTKTTMISVPVTYKSLAAGKDLDVFLGNWMPTMENDIKPYRDAGTVDTVRANLENAKYTLAVPQALYDKGLKDFADIVRFKEQLGGKLYGIEPGNDGNRTIQSMIDKNAFGLKDAGFKLVQSSEAGMLSQVARAQQRGEDIVFLGWEPHPMNKRFALKYLSGGDDFFGPDYGKATVFTNTRKGYVEQCSNVGRLLQNLSFTLDMESTLMGAILDDKVKPEAAAKAWLKANPQVLDTWLAGVTTVDGQPGLEAAKAKLAQ from the coding sequence ATGAGAGGCCCGCTTTCGCTGTTGCCGGTCGCATTGCTCGGAACCGCCTTGATGGCTTCGGCCGCCGAGCCGGAACAATGCCAGACCGTTCGTTTCTCCGATGTCGGCTGGACCGACATCACCGCCACCACCGCGGTGACCAGCACGGTGCTCCAGGCACTGGGCTACACGACGAAAACCACCATGATCTCGGTACCGGTGACCTACAAGTCCCTGGCGGCCGGCAAGGACCTGGACGTCTTTCTCGGCAACTGGATGCCGACCATGGAAAACGACATCAAGCCCTACCGCGACGCCGGCACGGTGGACACCGTGCGCGCCAACCTGGAAAACGCCAAGTACACCCTGGCCGTCCCCCAGGCGCTGTACGACAAGGGCCTGAAGGACTTCGCCGACATCGTCCGCTTCAAGGAGCAGCTGGGCGGCAAGCTCTACGGCATCGAGCCGGGCAACGACGGCAACCGCACGATCCAGAGCATGATCGACAAGAACGCCTTTGGCCTGAAGGACGCCGGCTTCAAGCTGGTGCAGTCCAGCGAGGCGGGCATGCTGTCCCAGGTCGCACGCGCCCAGCAGCGCGGCGAGGACATCGTGTTCCTCGGCTGGGAACCCCACCCGATGAACAAGCGCTTCGCGCTCAAGTACCTCTCCGGCGGCGATGATTTCTTCGGCCCCGACTATGGCAAGGCGACCGTCTTCACGAATACCCGCAAGGGCTATGTCGAGCAGTGCAGCAACGTCGGACGCCTGTTGCAGAACCTGTCGTTCACCCTGGACATGGAAAGCACGCTGATGGGCGCCATTCTGGACGACAAGGTCAAACCCGAGGCCGCCGCCAAGGCCTGGCTGAAGGCCAACCCCCAGGTGCTCGACACCTGGCTGGCCGGGGTGACGACCGTGGATGGCCAACCGGGGCTGGAAGCCGCGAAAGCCAAGCTGGCGCAGTAA